A stretch of Anaeromyxobacter dehalogenans 2CP-1 DNA encodes these proteins:
- the hybA gene encoding hydrogenase 2 operon protein HybA: MTISRRDLLKGAVAAGAAVAIPATAEARHEIEPLPDAVGMLFDSTLCVGCRACQSACKASNKLPEDKVEANGGVYDAPNDLNSTTKNVIKAFPAGDVQHYMKQQCMHCVDPSCVSVCMLGALHKEGEGKRDFKGEKKGTGIVLWDKWTCVGCRYCQIGCAFNVPKFEWFEAFPAIVKCELCRHRRDEQKTGPYAVANPACCEVCPREAVVFGYRKDLLAEAKRRVAADPQRYNPHVYGEHDGGGTQVLYLAAAGVQFHDLGLPDLPERSQAEFSESVSHAPYLHGVTPVALYAAMAFVINRNKKKEKAAEHGEEGKR, encoded by the coding sequence ATGACCATCTCTCGACGAGACCTGCTCAAGGGAGCGGTCGCCGCGGGAGCCGCCGTCGCCATCCCGGCCACGGCGGAGGCCCGGCACGAGATCGAGCCGCTCCCCGACGCGGTGGGCATGCTGTTCGACTCGACGCTCTGCGTGGGCTGCCGCGCCTGCCAGAGCGCCTGCAAGGCCTCGAACAAGCTCCCCGAGGACAAGGTGGAGGCGAACGGCGGCGTCTACGACGCGCCGAACGACCTCAACAGCACCACCAAGAACGTCATCAAGGCGTTCCCCGCCGGCGACGTGCAGCACTACATGAAGCAGCAGTGCATGCACTGCGTCGATCCCTCCTGCGTGTCCGTCTGCATGCTGGGCGCGCTGCACAAGGAGGGCGAGGGGAAGCGCGACTTCAAGGGCGAGAAGAAGGGCACCGGCATCGTCCTCTGGGACAAGTGGACCTGCGTCGGCTGCCGCTACTGCCAGATCGGCTGCGCCTTCAACGTCCCCAAGTTCGAGTGGTTCGAGGCGTTCCCGGCCATCGTGAAGTGCGAGCTGTGCCGGCACCGGCGCGACGAGCAGAAGACCGGCCCGTACGCGGTCGCGAACCCCGCCTGCTGCGAGGTCTGCCCGCGCGAGGCGGTCGTCTTCGGCTACCGCAAGGACCTGCTCGCCGAGGCGAAGCGGCGCGTCGCCGCCGACCCGCAGCGCTACAACCCGCACGTCTACGGCGAGCACGACGGCGGCGGCACGCAGGTGCTGTACCTCGCCGCGGCCGGGGTCCAGTTCCACGACCTCGGCCTGCCCGACCTCCCCGAGCGCTCGCAGGCCGAGTTCTCGGAGAGCGTCTCGCACGCGCCGTACCTGCACGGCGTGACGCCGGTCGCGCTGTACGCGGCGATGGCCTTCGTCATCAACCGCAACAAGAAGAAGGAAAAGGCCGCCGAGCACGGCGAGGAGGGCAAGCGATGA
- a CDS encoding dipeptidyl-peptidase 3 family protein: MNAVRNLSTSLLASIAALAAAVPGASRAAEAAPPGVAALRRAEARFAPVDLKVDLSKLPASERTALAKLVEAGRIMDALFLRQVWAGNEALLLRLVDDRSPLGEARLRLFLRNKGPWDRLEEDRAFLPGVPEKPQQANFYPAGAGKDEVERWAAGLAPEEKDRAMGFFTTVRRDAAGKLVAVPYSLEYQGELARAAALLREAAAATQDAGLRTFLEARAAAFVGNAYRDSDVAWMRLDSAVEPTIGPYEVYEDGWFNAKAAFEAFIGVRDEAETAKVARFAAELQGIEDALPIDAAFKNPKIGALAPIRVVNEVYAGGDAAKGVQTAAYNLPNDEWVTRTMGSKRVMLKNVQEAKFQKVLLPVARRLLSPADRAHVAFDPFFTHILMHELVHGLGPHHAKVNGEEVTVRAALADTYSALEEAKADVAGLFALEKLLDDGKLDRRMRATLYPTFLCGAFRSIRFGLNEAHGKGMAIQLNWLLDHGAIVARKDGTFAVDAAKMRDAVAGLTREIMTIQARGDRAGAKAMLEKLGVVRPEVARALARIEDLPVDIAPRFVTADALTAR; encoded by the coding sequence ATGAACGCCGTCCGCAACCTCTCCACCTCGCTGCTCGCCTCGATCGCGGCCCTGGCCGCAGCGGTGCCGGGCGCGTCGCGCGCCGCCGAGGCCGCGCCGCCCGGCGTCGCCGCGCTCCGCCGCGCCGAGGCCCGCTTCGCGCCGGTGGACCTGAAGGTGGATCTCTCGAAGCTGCCCGCGTCCGAGCGCACCGCCCTCGCGAAGCTGGTCGAGGCGGGCCGGATCATGGACGCGCTGTTCCTGCGGCAGGTGTGGGCCGGCAACGAGGCGCTCCTGCTGCGGCTCGTCGACGATCGCAGCCCGCTCGGCGAGGCGCGGCTCCGCCTGTTCCTGCGCAACAAGGGGCCGTGGGACCGGCTCGAGGAGGACCGCGCGTTCCTGCCCGGCGTCCCGGAGAAGCCGCAGCAGGCGAACTTCTACCCTGCGGGCGCCGGCAAGGACGAGGTGGAGCGCTGGGCGGCCGGGCTCGCGCCGGAGGAGAAGGACCGGGCCATGGGGTTCTTCACCACGGTCCGCCGCGACGCGGCGGGCAAGCTCGTGGCGGTGCCCTACAGCCTCGAGTACCAGGGCGAGCTGGCGCGGGCGGCGGCGCTGCTGCGCGAGGCCGCCGCGGCGACCCAGGACGCCGGGCTGCGCACGTTCCTCGAGGCGCGCGCGGCCGCGTTCGTCGGCAACGCCTACCGCGACTCCGACGTGGCCTGGATGCGCCTCGACTCGGCCGTGGAGCCGACCATCGGGCCGTACGAGGTCTACGAGGACGGCTGGTTCAACGCCAAGGCGGCGTTCGAGGCGTTCATCGGGGTGCGGGACGAGGCCGAGACCGCGAAGGTGGCCCGCTTCGCCGCCGAGCTCCAGGGCATCGAGGACGCGCTGCCCATCGACGCGGCGTTCAAGAACCCGAAGATCGGCGCGCTCGCGCCCATCCGCGTCGTCAACGAGGTCTACGCCGGCGGCGACGCCGCGAAGGGCGTGCAGACCGCGGCCTACAACCTCCCCAACGACGAGTGGGTCACCCGGACCATGGGGTCGAAGCGGGTGATGCTGAAGAACGTGCAGGAGGCGAAGTTCCAGAAGGTGCTGCTGCCGGTCGCGCGCCGGCTGCTCTCGCCCGCCGACCGCGCCCACGTCGCGTTCGACCCGTTCTTCACGCACATCCTCATGCACGAGCTGGTGCACGGGCTCGGCCCGCACCACGCGAAGGTGAACGGTGAGGAGGTCACGGTCCGCGCCGCGCTGGCCGACACCTACAGCGCGCTCGAGGAGGCGAAGGCCGACGTGGCCGGGCTGTTCGCGCTGGAGAAGCTGCTCGACGACGGCAAGCTCGACCGGCGCATGCGCGCCACGCTCTACCCCACGTTCCTGTGCGGCGCGTTCCGCTCGATCCGCTTCGGCCTGAACGAGGCCCACGGCAAGGGCATGGCCATCCAGCTCAACTGGCTGCTCGACCACGGGGCGATCGTGGCGCGCAAGGACGGGACGTTCGCGGTGGACGCCGCGAAGATGCGCGACGCCGTCGCCGGGCTCACCCGCGAGATCATGACCATCCAGGCGAGGGGCGACCGCGCCGGCGCGAAGGCGATGCTGGAGAAGCTGGGCGTGGTGCGGCCCGAGGTGGCGCGCGCGCTCGCGCGGATCGAGGACCTGCCGGTGGACATCGCGCCCCGGTTCGTCACCGCCGACGCGCTCACCGCGCGCTGA
- a CDS encoding Ni/Fe-hydrogenase cytochrome b subunit: MSGHDHPQAIGGKMLDPLMKILLAVFGVSAVVMAYRFVMGVGAVSNMTDGFTWGIWEPINVVVFTGIGAGAYGVGLLCYLLNKGQYHGLVRPAVLLGAIAYTLGGSSIMIALGRYWNAVTLPIVPWWNLSSALLEVAVCVMMYVMVLWIEVLPAVFDGAAQSKSPRWSAVGKKWGARMAKAMPYIIALAILLPTMHQSSLGGLYLIAGPKLHPLWHTALLPTLFLVSCLSMGYGAVVVLVNILRLNWNAKQDQALFASMSKVNAGFLLLYVVLRLGDVVLNGKLRFLGADFATFLFVVEMALFIAPAVMFVMPGVQRNRGKLFGAALLALLAGAVYRADTYMTMYRPAGWTADGKSIAAGWDYFPSLGETVVTVGMAAVGMAIFIFISRLFPVVVVDQGKKSTIGRGEVRAASGH; the protein is encoded by the coding sequence ATGAGCGGCCACGACCACCCGCAGGCCATCGGGGGGAAGATGCTCGACCCCCTCATGAAGATCCTGCTCGCCGTCTTCGGCGTCTCCGCCGTGGTGATGGCGTACCGCTTCGTGATGGGCGTCGGCGCGGTCTCCAACATGACCGACGGCTTCACCTGGGGCATCTGGGAGCCGATCAACGTCGTCGTCTTCACCGGCATCGGCGCCGGCGCCTACGGCGTCGGGCTCCTCTGCTACCTGCTCAACAAGGGCCAGTACCACGGCCTGGTGCGGCCGGCGGTGCTGCTCGGCGCCATCGCGTACACCCTGGGCGGCAGCTCGATCATGATCGCGCTGGGCCGCTACTGGAACGCGGTCACGCTGCCCATCGTCCCGTGGTGGAACCTCAGCTCCGCGCTCCTCGAGGTCGCCGTCTGCGTGATGATGTACGTGATGGTCCTCTGGATCGAGGTGCTGCCGGCGGTCTTCGACGGCGCCGCCCAGAGCAAGTCGCCCCGGTGGTCCGCGGTCGGGAAGAAGTGGGGCGCGCGCATGGCGAAGGCGATGCCCTACATCATCGCGCTCGCCATCCTGCTCCCCACCATGCACCAGAGCTCGCTGGGCGGCCTGTACCTCATCGCCGGCCCGAAGCTCCACCCGCTCTGGCACACCGCGCTGCTCCCCACCCTCTTCCTCGTCTCCTGCCTGTCCATGGGCTACGGCGCGGTGGTGGTGCTGGTGAACATCCTGCGGCTCAACTGGAACGCGAAGCAGGACCAGGCCCTGTTCGCCAGCATGTCCAAGGTGAACGCGGGGTTCCTGCTGCTGTACGTGGTGCTCCGGCTCGGCGACGTCGTCCTGAACGGCAAGCTCCGCTTCCTCGGCGCCGACTTCGCCACCTTCCTGTTCGTGGTGGAGATGGCCCTGTTCATCGCGCCGGCGGTCATGTTCGTCATGCCCGGCGTGCAGCGGAACCGCGGCAAGCTGTTCGGCGCCGCGCTCCTGGCCCTGCTCGCCGGCGCCGTCTACCGCGCCGACACGTACATGACCATGTACCGGCCGGCCGGCTGGACCGCCGACGGCAAGTCCATCGCCGCGGGCTGGGACTACTTCCCGTCGCTCGGCGAGACCGTCGTCACCGTCGGCATGGCCGCGGTCGGCATGGCCATCTTCATCTTCATCTCCCGCCTGTTCCCCGTCGTCGTCGTCGACCAGGG
- a CDS encoding MarR family winged helix-turn-helix transcriptional regulator, producing MTSPRGPAFTDRVALPEPSIGLLVLLARHGIRDVVGPRAGRHRLTVQQFWALYWLLHQPGLAPGELAAAMLLDPPAGSRLVSELAKRKLVEARPDRADRRRARLFLSEKGEPLARRVAEDAARYHAESLRGMEPAEVEALRSGLRKLIDNLAELAGAPAQPAAARRNGRGARAG from the coding sequence TTGACCTCCCCGCGCGGCCCGGCCTTTACTGATCGCGTGGCGCTCCCGGAGCCCAGCATCGGCCTGCTCGTCCTCCTGGCGCGCCACGGCATCCGCGACGTGGTCGGCCCGCGCGCCGGGCGCCACCGCCTGACCGTGCAGCAGTTCTGGGCGCTGTACTGGCTCCTGCACCAGCCCGGCCTCGCGCCCGGGGAGCTCGCCGCGGCGATGCTGCTCGACCCGCCGGCCGGCTCGCGCCTGGTGAGCGAGCTGGCGAAGCGCAAGCTGGTCGAGGCGCGGCCGGACCGCGCCGATCGCCGCCGTGCGCGGCTGTTCCTCAGCGAGAAGGGCGAGCCGCTGGCGCGCCGGGTGGCCGAGGACGCCGCGCGCTACCACGCCGAGTCGCTCCGCGGCATGGAGCCCGCCGAGGTGGAGGCGCTGCGCTCCGGGCTGCGCAAGCTCATCGACAACCTGGCCGAGCTGGCCGGTGCGCCCGCCCAGCCCGCCGCCGCACGCCGGAACGGCCGCGGCGCGCGCGCCGGCTGA
- a CDS encoding TonB-dependent receptor, translating into MSRNWKLARLVAALTLLPAPGAAEEPAAEPRTEVLLEEIVVKSRREPRADGLEVREVRETPARDLGEALEQTLGLGKVRKAGIASDVVLRGLKRDDVNVLVDGTRTHGACPSRMDPPAFHLDWAEVDGVEVRRGPFDVSQPGGLGGVVDVRTRGARPGPGAEVNLGAGSSGAMESSAVASYGGGRASLLLGGAFKRSDPYLAGDGRNITEVIPATSTGRYRDTSDHQTAYDVRSGWAKVGLTPAEGQQLEVAYTRQEADDVLYPYLLMDGIRDDTDRVNATWRAGALGPLASARAQLYWTRVAHDMDDRDRCSSAADPAACAGGLAEAWSMRTEARTRTLGAKLEAGLGGADAAVEARIGADLVVRNWDNETIRVRRAMPGQPYVGEASIPDVTQTTGGAYAELRHALAPSVRATAGARLDVAESYAGVDRRDFYATWRPDTTPERSRTDLLFAGNVQLDWDAARGLTVFAGYGHGTRLPDPQERYMALAGLMGKPAWVGDPSLRPTRSDELDAGLRFTADRLLAKAQVFHAWVEDEITLVPLALASGATARTYAGVSARRVGGEASARLALPLRLHAGAAVAYVWARNDTAGTPLAEVPPLRASASLRWDDGRFFAEAEEQWAARQDRVDPALGERPTAAWFITNLRAGAGWRGVKAFVGVRNLLDKTYAEHLSYLRDPFAAGVKVPEPGRTLYANAQWTF; encoded by the coding sequence ATGTCCAGGAACTGGAAGCTCGCGCGGCTCGTGGCCGCGCTGACGCTCCTCCCCGCGCCCGGCGCGGCGGAGGAGCCCGCGGCGGAGCCGCGGACCGAGGTGCTGCTGGAGGAGATCGTGGTGAAGTCGCGGCGCGAGCCGCGCGCCGACGGGCTGGAGGTCCGCGAGGTGCGCGAGACGCCGGCCCGGGACCTGGGCGAGGCACTGGAGCAGACGCTCGGCCTCGGCAAGGTCCGCAAGGCGGGCATCGCCAGCGACGTGGTGCTGCGCGGCCTGAAGCGCGACGACGTGAACGTGCTGGTGGACGGCACGCGCACGCACGGCGCCTGCCCGTCGCGCATGGACCCGCCGGCGTTTCACCTCGACTGGGCCGAGGTGGACGGCGTGGAGGTGCGGCGCGGACCGTTCGACGTGAGCCAGCCGGGCGGGCTCGGGGGCGTGGTGGACGTGCGCACCCGCGGCGCGCGTCCGGGGCCCGGCGCGGAGGTGAACCTGGGCGCGGGCTCGTCCGGCGCGATGGAGAGCAGCGCCGTCGCGTCCTACGGCGGCGGCCGCGCCTCGCTGCTGCTGGGCGGCGCGTTCAAGCGAAGCGACCCGTACCTCGCCGGCGACGGGCGGAACATCACCGAGGTGATCCCGGCGACGAGCACCGGCCGCTACCGGGACACGTCGGATCACCAGACCGCGTACGACGTCCGGAGCGGCTGGGCCAAGGTGGGCCTGACGCCGGCGGAGGGGCAGCAGCTCGAGGTCGCCTACACGCGCCAGGAGGCGGACGACGTCCTGTACCCGTACCTGCTCATGGACGGCATCCGCGACGACACCGACCGGGTGAACGCGACCTGGCGCGCCGGCGCGCTCGGGCCGCTCGCGTCGGCGCGGGCGCAGCTCTACTGGACCCGGGTGGCGCACGACATGGACGATCGCGACCGCTGCAGCTCCGCGGCCGATCCGGCCGCCTGCGCCGGCGGCCTGGCCGAGGCCTGGTCGATGCGCACCGAGGCGCGCACGCGCACGCTGGGCGCGAAGCTCGAGGCCGGCCTGGGCGGCGCCGACGCGGCGGTCGAGGCGAGGATCGGGGCCGACCTCGTCGTCCGCAACTGGGACAACGAGACCATCCGCGTGCGGCGCGCCATGCCCGGCCAGCCGTACGTGGGGGAGGCGTCGATCCCCGACGTCACCCAGACCACCGGCGGCGCCTACGCCGAGCTGCGCCACGCGCTCGCGCCGTCGGTGCGCGCCACCGCCGGCGCGCGGCTCGACGTGGCGGAGTCCTACGCCGGCGTGGACCGCCGCGACTTCTACGCCACCTGGCGGCCCGACACCACGCCGGAGCGCTCGCGCACCGACCTGCTCTTCGCCGGCAACGTCCAGCTCGACTGGGACGCGGCGCGCGGCCTCACGGTGTTCGCCGGCTACGGGCACGGCACGCGCCTGCCGGATCCGCAGGAGCGCTACATGGCGCTCGCGGGGCTGATGGGGAAGCCGGCCTGGGTGGGCGACCCGTCGCTCCGCCCCACGCGCAGCGACGAGCTGGACGCGGGGCTGCGCTTCACCGCCGACCGGCTGCTCGCGAAGGCGCAGGTGTTCCACGCCTGGGTCGAGGACGAGATCACGCTCGTCCCGCTCGCGCTCGCGAGCGGCGCGACGGCCAGGACCTACGCCGGCGTCAGCGCGCGCCGGGTGGGCGGCGAGGCCTCGGCGCGGCTGGCGCTGCCGCTGCGGCTCCACGCCGGCGCGGCGGTCGCGTACGTGTGGGCCCGCAACGACACCGCCGGGACGCCGCTCGCCGAGGTGCCGCCGCTCCGCGCGAGCGCGTCGCTCCGGTGGGACGACGGCCGCTTCTTCGCCGAGGCGGAGGAGCAGTGGGCGGCGCGGCAGGACCGCGTGGACCCGGCGCTCGGCGAGCGGCCCACCGCCGCGTGGTTCATCACGAACCTGCGCGCCGGCGCCGGGTGGCGCGGCGTGAAGGCGTTCGTGGGCGTGCGCAACCTGCTCGACAAGACGTACGCCGAGCACCTGTCGTACCTGCGGGACCCGTTCGCCGCCGGCGTGAAGGTGCCGGAGCCGGGGCGGACGCTGTACGCGAACGCGCAGTGGACGTTCTGA
- a CDS encoding hydrogenase small subunit, with product MDNIGSQMISGPETKGVSRRDFIKVCSVAAAAVGLPAWAGEKMAENVGKKKPSVVWLHFQECTGCTESLLRTSHPDVGALILDLVSVDYHETLFAAAGKQIEAALETAKKAGGYVLVVEGAIPKKDDGIYCMVGGKTAVDSLVECAEKAAAVICIGSCSSWGGVPSAAPNPTQAVGAPEILKEKGIKKPVVTLPGCPANPYNLLGTVLQFATFGTLPKLDEKGRPAFAYGRVIHEDCPRRPHFDAGRFAQAYGDEGHRNGWCLYKIGCKGPQTHANCSLLSFCEVPGAWPIGIGHPCVGCTEQGIVFNVPINQNLPIEHPTAPMAYPAIHPEHGVVGGSPVAVGLGGAVIGALVGAGVVASRKMAAADDADGKE from the coding sequence ATGGACAATATCGGCTCCCAGATGATCAGCGGCCCGGAGACCAAGGGCGTCTCTCGCCGTGACTTCATCAAGGTGTGCAGCGTCGCTGCCGCCGCCGTCGGCCTGCCCGCATGGGCCGGCGAGAAGATGGCGGAGAACGTCGGCAAGAAGAAGCCGTCGGTCGTCTGGCTCCACTTCCAGGAGTGCACCGGCTGCACCGAGTCGCTCCTGCGGACCAGCCACCCGGACGTCGGCGCGCTGATCCTCGACCTCGTCTCGGTCGACTACCACGAGACCTTGTTCGCCGCGGCGGGCAAGCAGATCGAGGCGGCGCTCGAGACCGCGAAGAAGGCGGGCGGCTACGTGCTCGTGGTCGAGGGCGCGATCCCGAAGAAGGACGACGGCATCTACTGCATGGTCGGTGGCAAGACCGCGGTGGACTCGCTGGTCGAGTGCGCCGAGAAGGCCGCGGCGGTGATCTGCATCGGCTCCTGCTCGAGCTGGGGCGGCGTGCCCTCCGCGGCGCCGAACCCGACGCAGGCGGTGGGCGCCCCGGAGATCCTGAAGGAGAAGGGGATCAAGAAGCCGGTGGTGACGCTGCCCGGCTGCCCGGCGAACCCGTACAACCTGCTCGGCACCGTGCTGCAGTTCGCGACGTTCGGGACGCTGCCCAAGCTGGACGAGAAGGGCCGCCCGGCGTTCGCGTACGGCCGCGTGATCCACGAGGACTGCCCGCGGCGCCCGCACTTCGACGCCGGCCGCTTCGCGCAGGCCTACGGCGACGAGGGCCACCGCAACGGGTGGTGCCTCTACAAGATCGGCTGCAAGGGACCGCAGACGCACGCGAACTGCTCGCTGCTCTCGTTCTGCGAGGTGCCGGGCGCGTGGCCCATCGGCATCGGCCACCCGTGCGTCGGCTGCACCGAGCAGGGCATCGTCTTCAACGTGCCCATCAACCAGAACCTGCCCATCGAGCACCCCACCGCCCCGATGGCCTACCCGGCCATCCACCCCGAGCACGGGGTGGTGGGCGGCAGCCCGGTCGCGGTCGGCCTGGGCGGCGCGGTGATCGGCGCCCTGGTCGGCGCGGGCGTGGTGGCCTCCCGGAAGATGGCCGCCGCCGACGACGCAGACGGGAAGGAGTAG